Part of the Diceros bicornis minor isolate mBicDic1 chromosome 17, mDicBic1.mat.cur, whole genome shotgun sequence genome is shown below.
agtggaatagctagatcatatggtagttctatccttgattttttgaggaatctccatactgttttccatagtggttgcaccagtttgcactcccaccagtgtatgagagttcccttctctccacatcctctccaacacatgttgtttcctgtcttgttaattatagccattctgacgggcgtgaggtgatatctcattgtagttttgatttgcatttccctgatagttaatgattttgaacgtcttttcatgtatctgttggccatctgtatatcttctttggagaaatgtctgttcaggtctctcgcccattttttaattgggttggtagtttttttgttggtgagatgcatgagttctttatatattttggagattaagcccttatcagatatatggtttgcaaatatcttctcccaattgttaggttgtcttttcattttgttgatggtttcctttgctgtgcagaagctttttaatttgatgtaatcccatttgtttattttttctattgtttctcttgcctggtcagacatggtgcttgacaatatgttgctaagaccgatgtcgaagagcgtactgcctatgttttcttctagaagtttcacagtttctggtcttacattcaagtctttaatccatttggagttaatttttgtgtatggtgtaaggtaagggtctactttcatttttttgcatgtggctatccggttttcccaacaccatttgttgaagagactttcttttctccattgtatgttcttggctcctttgtcgaagattagctgtccatagacgtgtgggtatatttctgggctttcgattctattccattgatctgtgtgtctgtttttgtgccagtaccatgctgttttggttactatagctttgtagtatattttgaaatcagggagtgtgctacctccagctttgttcttttttctcaggattcctttagctatttggggtcttttgttgttccatataaattttaggattctttgttctatttctgtgaaaaatgttgttggaattttgatagggattgcattgaatctatagatggctttaggaagtatggacatcttaactatgttaattcttccaatccaagagcacggaatatctttccatttctttgtgtcttcttggatttctttcagaaatgttttatagttttcggtgtacagatctttcacctctttggttaagtttattcctaggtattttattctttttgttgcaattgtaaatgggatggtattcttaatttctctttctgctacttcattgttagtgtacagaaatgcaactgatttttgtatgttgattttgtatcctgcaactttaccatattcatttattacttctaaaagttttctggtggattctttagggttttctatatataaaatcatgtcatctgcagatagtgacggtttcacttcttcctttccaatttggatcccttttatttctttctcttgcctgattgctctggctaggacttccaggactatgttaaataggagtggtgacagtgggcatccttgtctggttcctgttcttagagggatagctttcagtttttcaccattgaggatgatattagctgtgagtttgtcatatatggtctttattatgttgaggtactttccttctatccccattttcttcagagtttttatcataaatggatgctgtatcttgtcaaatgctttctctgcatctattgagatgatcatgtgatttttattcttcattttattaatgtggtgtattacattgattgatttgcgaatgttaaaccatccctgcatccctggaataaatcccacttgatcatggtgtataatctttttaacgtattgttgtatgcgatttgctaatattttgttgaggatttttgcattgatgttcatcagtgatattggcctgtaattttctttttttgtgttgtccttgtctggttttggtatcagggtaatgtcagcttcgtagaatgaattagggagcttcccccctcctcaattttttggaagagtttgagaaggataggtattaagtcttctttgaatgtttggtagaattcaccagggaagccatctggtcatggacttttatttttggggaggtttctgattactgtttcgatctccttactggtgattggtctactcaaattccctacttcttgatccagttttggaaggttgtatgattctaagaatttatccatttcttccagattctcgaattggttggcatatagcttttcatagtattctcttataatcttttgtatttctgaggtgtctgttgtaacctctcctctttcatttctgattttacttatttgtgccttctctcgttttttcttggtgagtctagctaaaggtttgtcaattttgttgatcttttcaaagaaccagctcttggttttattaattttttctattgtttttttggtctctatttcatttatttctgctctcatttttattatttcccttcttctactgatttggggcttggttttttcttccttttccagttcctttaggtgcattgttagattgtttagttgagatttatcttgtttgttgagataggcctgtatcgctataaacttccctcttagaaccgcttttgctgtatcccataaattctggcatgtcatattttcattttcatttgtctccaggtattttttgatttcttctttgatttcttcattgacctagtcgttgttcagtagcattttgtttaatctccatgtatttgtggcttttctgattttcttcctatagttgatttctagtttcataccgttgtggtcagaaaagatgcttggtattatttcaatcttcttaaatttatggagacttgttttgtggcctaatatgtgatcaattctggagaatgttccatgtgcatttgaaaagaacgtgtattcttcggtttttggatggaatgctctgtatatatctactaggtccatctgttctagtgtgttgtttaaggccaatgtttccttattgatcttctgtttggatgatctatccgttggtgtaagtggagtgttaaagtcccctactattattatgttactgtctatttctgtttttatgtctgttaataattgctttatatatttaggtgcacctacattggatgcgtagatatttacaagtgttatatcctcttgttggagtgttcccttgatcattatgtaatgcccttctttgtctctttttacggtttttgttttaaagtctattttgtctgatatgagtactgttaccccagctttcttttcattgccatttgcgtggagtatctttttccatcccttcactttcagtttgtgagtgtctttaggtctgaagtgtgtctcttgtatgcagcatatatatgggtcttgtttttttatccagtcagccaccctatgccttttaatgggagcatttagtccattgacgtttaaagtagctattgataagtatgtacttactgccattttttaacttttttttttctcagtgttttagtagtctttctctgttcctttcttcttctatacagaattgatggtcactttagtttgacctctgtctgaaagctgtactctttaactcccctcctccctccttttatgtttttgatatcatatctaacctcttttttgtgcatttgtatccattacgttctaatcatggaaacagataatttttcctatttgtggtcttctcttttccccttaaatcagtccctttaacatttcttgtagcctggtttcttggtgacaaactcctttaatttttgcttgtctgggaaatttttgatctctccttccattttgaatgataaccttgctgggtagagtattcttggctgtaagttttttccttttagcactttaaatatatcgtgccattctcttctagcctgtaaggtttctgctgagaagtcagctgatagccttatggggtttcctttgtatgtaacttgtctttctcttgtggcttttaggattctctctttatctttaattctggacattttgattatgatgtgtcttggtgtgggcctctttgggtttatcttgtttggggctctctgtgcttcctgtacctggatgtctgtttccttccttagtttagggaagttttcatgtattatttcttgaaatggattctctgcccctttgtcttgctcttctccttccgggacacctataacacggatgttagtgtgcttgatgttgtcccagaggtcccttagactgtcctcactctttttaattcttttatcttttaccagttcaccttgggtaatttcttctagtctttcatccagctcgcagatctgttcttctgtatcctctactctgcttttgagtccctctagtgaatttttcatttccagtattgtattcttcatttctgattggttcttttttgtatcttccatttctttgttgacattctcactgagttcatctattcttctccccagatcagtgagcatcattaacactctttgtttgaactctctgtcgggtaggttgctcatttctgtttcacttagttccttttctggggttttgtcctgttcccttacttagaatgtattcctttgcctcctcattttgcctctttccctgtgcttgtgtctacgtgttaggtaggtcagctacatctcctgctcttggataggtgaccttatataagtgatgccttaggaggcctgcagtgtgtttccctcagttctcaacgttccagaagtgacccctatgtgggctacgtgtgtccttctgttgtggcctgtttgctctcccagtACACgtccagggaggccgagttatgctcctggccagctgttgtaatgctcagctgcttgtagttcttgtggacccttcagtctctttatcaggtgtggcgagccccagcacagttgtctGCAAGTTCTGATACCACAGttgtgtttcagtatttattttaagtgaataggcccccagaggggcaggttgttaggctcaaggGCTTACAAAcactataagcctccagcctttaggtctcttgtcagctctctgacaattgcagctgggtgggcctggcctcaggcacaggagcaccctattgtttcaggctttggaaggtggagcaaaccccctatatgggtctttgagaagcacaagtcttctatAACTGaccagccctgccgcccacaggtccacacacacagtcaacacagtccttccccgtgtgcgtgccccaacctcctgaagtggacccagtctctccacagcgggagccccacacactccaccagcaccccacactctccacccactccttgtgcacgccctgccccactgaagtgggctcagttgccaggctgcagagaatccagtcaccaatctatgcaggcccacaagttgcctgagggcttgttgttgggtggggccagtctctagggtgggctgcctgccctggctgagctggattaaatcagtgctctattgtgggggcagacctgggctagcaggccccagggagaactccaatggcatctgtgtcagctcgcccacaccaggccacaacaatggctgccgccaatgtcctagtccctggagaagtctcacctctcactgtaaTGCActgagcctatcaggtgagtctcttttcacccaagcactgtgcacctttctttctggcaattttaggttgctttctgaaatgggtgagtttgcacatgggccctttaagagccagttttaatttctttgtgaaccagcttttctgggggtactccccaaggttttagtagcaggcaaagtcagatattatgccacttgtctcggtTGTGCTCTGTCCACagaatgcccacagtgggggtgctccccggctcagggccctgctcctccacggAGACTGCCTACCTTTGGGCTTCTCCTGGGTGGCTGTGAggcgctgcagcttgtgaaggcggcgttttttctctccagaagggagtttctccctcttccacctcaattatgattgtcctttgttgcaggagttcctcttatccagctttcagttctgtctcaggggtaatttttccacaagtagttgtaaactGGCTGTGTCCGGgggaggaggtgaattcagagtctgcttacgccaccatcttTACTTCTCTCCCTAGATATATCATGATTTATTATAATttagtttgatttcttttttatcgATGCATTTTTAGgaagtgtttgtttttaatatccaTGCCCATAGAGGTTTCTAGTTGTCtaattgttattgatttctatatTAAGTTGACACTGCCAAAGAACATTCACTGAAAGATTTTAATCTTTGAATTCATGGAAGGTTTCTTTATGACCTATCTATTGTGACTGCCACTAAGTGTTTCTGATGTATTTATAGCAGTagctatacattttttttctcttctttaaacttTCCACAATAGCATTAGCAATAAAAAGTATTGGATTCTGGTACATTTTGTGAAAAGATGTTGAAGCTCCACTCCATGTGCTTTCTAACTGGAGATGTTGGAACCTTAAAATGTCTCCTGCTACTAGGGTTCTTGACACCAATTTTATTCTACCATGTAGATCCATACGAACTCAGAATTTGGAAGGGGATCAGATTTTTGACTTTTCTACCGCTTAGGAAGTTTGTGGAAACAGCTGGGCTTTTTTTTCTGCAGCATTGTTGAGTCCCCAACTTCCTAGAGGAGGTATTTTGATGGATAAGGAAGTAGTGACATCTTTTTGCATCTGTTTATCTGATCCCTGGATCAGAGTTATGGCGCTGTGTTTTTAAATCATACTTCCGATGGTAGCCCTCTTTAGGAATTAATCCTACATTGCTCTAAGTGTCATTACAAGAGTGTCAGCCAGAAGTTCCTCCAGCCTTTCCAAATTCAATAGGCCTCAATTCACGTTaatgaataaattcctgtttTAATCGCCTAGACTGCTTTCTCTACCTACACTGACCAAACTTTCactaatactgtattataataaGGAGAAGCTCTGGCGCCATATGATTTTGCTATCTATACACAAGAAAATCCagagaaattctagaaataattttGGATTAAAAGATGAATTTTCTAAAAATAGAGTTATAATTAACTTGTGAAAATATTGAGGAAAAACTGACATCCCTATAACATTAGGCTAATTAAATAGAGTTTTATGTCTCTGGTTTAAAAGTGGTCTTTGGTTAGCATAGTAGTTTTTAAGGAAATTTTAAATACAGGTCTTGAtctcttataaatattttttactaaggatttttttttattttattgattgtgTTGAATGCTATCATTTcttccattatattttctaactctttaGTATTTAAAGATAGGAAAGCCTAGAATTACCAAAACATTATCTAACTTTGAATTTGTGATTTAGAGGGCATCTGTCTTATCATGAAATATGTCTGCATCAAGAAATACAGGTAAATCATAATTTGGAGtgaatttttgccttttttaaatCGTAGAAAATGTAATTTGCTACATATTTCAAATATTCGTTTATCTCAAACTTTTCTCATAGTGTAAAACTTTTCAGTCTGTTTCTCTATGCCTATCAGTATTTATGCTGCTATAATTATCAGAGAGTCTTTCTTTGTCAATGAAGAAAAATAGTCcagagaaacttgcccaaggataCATACAAGCAGAGAAGAAAAGTTTCCTTGTACTTGGACTATTATTAGACTCTCTGCTTGTCTCTGAGTTACTGCAGTCCTCATGGACAACAGCCCTGGAGCCTACACTCATGTCTCCTTAATTGACTCTATGATTACTCCTCTCCCAGTGGAATCCATCACAGAGGATGAGCAAAACCTCAATGCTGAAATAGCCTGAAAAGAGATTTGACAGGAGTGAAAATAACTGAGGCCATCACAAACAACCACTGTTGATACTGTCCCAGATTATCATGGACTCTGGAGGACACAAGGTTCTATGCTCCTTAAATATCCATGGTTATCCCGTTATCCTTATAGTAAGACATATAAAGTATACGAGAATtcaggaagaaactttcctttataCGCATATTCCTTGCCCTGACTAAAGAGTGAGATCCATTAAATTGATGCATTTTCACAGAAAGTCATTTATTGCAGTGTAAGGACTGGAATGTTCACCAGCTTCTCTCtttgcttcaaaaaaaaaaaggctaaatgGTTATGGCATTTTTTAATTAAGCAACTACTCATGGAAACGAAATATTTGTAAAGAGgcaataaaaatgcatttatttgggagaatggtCTTGACCAGAGAAAATgaacatatattttgaaatagctttagagatttctattttgtttaggCTTAGtggttttttatattattaattttaagatACAAATAACTTATCTATTCTTATTCTATTTCTAAAAATGGCTACAGTAATGGTGGAAACTAAATAGATTGAGgtaaaagtgtttttaaatatattcattacTTCATGTAATGATACAAACACTGACTATCATAGTTGCTACAAACACTATCACACAGCCATCATgcaatatttctattttagatgGTGTGTAGTACTATTTTTAGATAAAGATAATTaactttaaatgtattgagaataCAAATTCATAATATGAGTAATATTAGACAATAAAATATGTTACATTTTTGCTGACCTCCCTGcaaaagtataatttaaatacaataccTATACAACTACATTTAGTACTTAAGAAAATAAGTCTCAGAGGCCTAGTGTTATCTAATCCAAATTCTTGATTCTTCATGACATTAAAATTCTTTTATGTGCAATATTTAGTTAAGCTGTAAAGAATTTATTTCTACATGTAAGACAGTGTTTATGTCACTAGAATCAAAGCCAAGAGTGCATTTATTTGCCTTGTGCCTCTCAGCAGGTTTCTGCCATGGGTGACAGGGGAACAAGCAATCACTCGGAAGTGACTGACTTCATTCTTGTCGGCTTCAGGGTCCGCCcagagctgcacatcctcctcttcctgctaTTCCTGCTCGTGTATGCCATGGTCCTTCTAGGGAATGTTGGGATGGTGGTCATTATAACGACTGATCCCCGGCTGAACACACCAATGTATTTCTTCCTAGGCAACCTCTCCTTCGTTGATCTCTTCTACTCATCTGTTATTGCACCCAAGGCTCTGATCAACTTCTGGTCTGAGAGCAAGTCCATCTCCTTTGCAGGTTGTGTGACCCAGCTCTTCCTCTTTGCCCTCTTCATTGTGACTGAGGGATTTCTCCTGGCAGCCATGGCTTATGATCGCTTCATTGCCATCTGCAACCCACTCCTCTACTCTGTCCAGATGTCAACACGTCTCTGCTCTCAGTTGGTCGCTGGTTGCTAtttttgtggctgcatcactgcaGTTGTTTTGACCAGCATGACATTTACTTTACCCTTTTGTGCTTCTCGGGCCATCAATCACTTTTATTGTGATTACCGTCCAGTTCAGAGGATTTCTTGTTCTGATCTCTACATTCATAAGACGGTTTCTTCTTTCCTATGCAGTGTTACTATTTTGCCTACCATAATTGTCATTGTTGTGTCTTATATGTATATTGTATCCACAGTTCTGAAAATACGCTCCACTGAGGGACGTGAGAAAGCCTTCTCCACGTGCAGCTCCCACCTAGGAGTCGTGAGTGTGCTGTATGGTTCCGTCATTTTTATGTATGTCATCCCTGACAAATTTCCTGAGCTGAGTAAGGTGGCCTCCATATGTTACACCTTAGTCACTCCCATGTTGAATCCTTTGATTTACTCTCTGAGAAACAAGGATGTGAAAGAAGCTCTGAGAAAGatcctggggaaaaaaatatttctattaatttttttaacattgatATAACTGAAAGAACTGGACATTATGACAATTTGGGGAAGCATTGATACAAGGAATGTACCATTGATCATAGAAATAATTAATCTTAGCTATTTTATCTATTTGAATTCCACATACTTAACAGCTGAAGAATAATTTGGATTATATTTTGCCTGGCTGTTGATATTGAAGTGGAATGGCTTTCTCCATATCATCTTCATTTTGTGTAAAGATAATGATTGCCAGgtcatttgtttttaagaaaaatgtattCCACATTTGCTGCTGGCTCTCTTAGGATGTTTTTCAGAATGTATTGTTTATCTTGAGTCAGTAACATATGTTGTGTGGATATGTATGTAATTGGTAGAGGTAACAAAACATAATCGACATAATAAGCAGACAGAATAAAATATAAGATTTACTGAAGAAATCTTTATGAGTGCTTAGCAAGAGAATCAGATACTCTGCACTGCACAGAGTCCTAAGGATGACATGTGAGTCACTCTTAACTGCCCAGAGGCTGAATAAGTGATACACTTATTTCATGGTTTCTCTGCACTGGATAAATTGTTCTTGAAAATTTTCCTTTTGCATAAGAAAACTGTAATGAAAATAAACCAAAAGTAGAGATAATTCATTTTTTGGTATAAATACCTTTGTGAAAATTACTTCATCAAATTGATGTTTATTGAATTTTGATGCTCTCTTGGCCCTGTGAACATTCCTAGGAATAAATAATTTCTATACTTAACCTCACAATCAAGTGAGGGGAAGACAGCTGAATAGAGAATGAAACTGCCACGTGGTAAACCCAGTGAAAAGACACATATTGAAAATACAAGGGGAGTGGAACTTCTAAGGGTGACTGGTCTTAATGGTCAGGGAAATCTTCctaagcacatttttaaaaataaatagaattaagcAAGATGAAAGAGACGGGTTTCTGTGCAAAGGGACATAAATAACTATATAGTGAACTGCATTCAGTTTAATGAGTGATTTTTAACCCACAAGACAGGGAATGAGAGATGAGACTTCAAAAGAAATTCATGGAAATCATGGAGATCTAAATGACAAGCCAAGGAAGGTGACCTTTATTCTGTAGGCAGGGGGTAAGCAATGGGATTTTTAAGAAAGGTGGCATTGTGTTCAAATTGGCATTTTACAAAAATCACACTGATACCTTTGTGGAAGACAAATATTCATAGGGAGAACACAGTAGTCACAGAAAGAGTGTGGTCGTCCAAGAAAAGGATATGGTGGCTTTAACAAAGGCAGTCttattaaagatagtgaagagaGGGACTCTCTTTAAAATGGCAGGTAAACTAAGCTGAATATTGATTGATGGTTGATAAAATGAGAATGAGGTAGGAGTGAATAATGACTTCTAACATTTGAGCTTCTATGACTAGGGAAACGCTACCTCATAAAATGaggggaaaatataaaattagcaAAGTTATCGTTAACTTAAAGAGTTAAGAAAACAAGCTCAGGGGTCAGACTGAGCTTTCAAATTCTTTTTGCCTATGcagctttgggcaagtcacttaatagTACTGCATTTTCATTTCCTCGTGTAAAATGGGGTACATAATAGTATCTACATCTTAGAATTACTTGAGGGttaaattacataaatttcaCATAAATTGGTTAAATCTATATATTTAACAGCTTCCAGATTGGTTCGTTCCTCATGCCATCAATACTATGTCATGTTAAGTCTGAGAGAGGAAGACAATAAttttctctgcccctttccctGACTCTGTACCATGGAGCATCCCCAATTCTCCAAGCTGACCTATGTTTTCGTTTCCACATACAGATCTTGAGTAACTGGTAACTGCTTAGTTATTTCAGTCTTtacctttctttctgctcagaatagaaaagattgaaaaatgacaaaaaaaaaaaaaaacagagcccCCAGTTAGACACAAAATAGTATTTTATCATCAACTACTCTATTTCTCTCTCCACGCATGTCTTTCTTTAAGAATCCTCGCTTATACTTGAACAAATGTCTCTGCTTTCACCCACATTTCTTAAAATCAGATTACTGGGGAAAATAGGGAACTCACTAGATAGAAAACTTTAGGAAGATTTTCAAGTAAGTGGTCACTGTACTAAGATGGTGTCTTGCCTCTCTCCTGAGATGAAGCAGAAAAGATGTTTAGGTTGAAAGACGCACATTTTACTAACACACTGCTGGGAGCACAATGCAGAATCCTTCAGGCAGCACTCTGAGGCCTGTAATGGAACACACCTGCAGTGAAAGAGACTCCTGATTCTTTATAATTCCAGCCCACCCAAGGCCCAAGCACAGGGTCTTTGTCCATTGGATATTAGTAACTTATATCAAACTGAGAAATAAATCCTAATAATAGAGTTGACTGTCAAGGGAGAAGAATGTTCCTCAACATCCGCCATGTCTGCACCACCTCCCAATCATCATCAGACccatacatacacataaataGAAACATAATCATaatctttctctccatctctctctcacacacacacagacacaggatATCTTTAAGAAAAACACCAAGtcaccaatgttactgcaataaacaaaaaaaaaaaaaaagaaaaacaccaagaATGATCACTGCCTAAATCGCCTCCTAGAGCAATATATGTCCAGTGTCATCCAGCTGACTCAGAAAAGAATCTTCAGGCTGAGATAGAGGCTAACAGACCTCACCATAAGAGGATACGCATAGCAATTTTTCAATGCtgacttttttccttcctttcctgatGTCAAGTACTTGCTGTCATTGCTGCAGGAATTAAATCAGGCATATTCTGTTCTCCCTCCTGTTTGGAACGGACTCTTCTCATTTTACTTTTGACTCAAGGAGGATGGATGTGCTGCACAGAGTAAGTTCTGAAAGCAGGGATGTAACTGACAAATAATCATAATAACTAGCATGTTAATATAATCAAAATTCATAAATACATACATAGGTATATTTATGATTCTCTAAATATGATATACGCATTATAAGatggcttaaaaaataaagttgtagTACAACTCatgtacaaaataattttaataatatacagATAATTTTTTGATTTAGGAATTACtggttacttttttttaaaaaaaacaccccTATCTAAAACATTATGCACATAAGGAACTTCTTTAAACTCATCTAGTGACTACCCATCAAATTCACGATTATAGCTGATGATAGTGTCAATGATCTCTAAGGTTTTCTTAAGGTAAACAAGAGTGTTTACGGTAGTGAATCCTCACTCACCTGCTACTACACTaacaattatatttaaatgttttagccTACTTTTAACATTgagatttttatattataaatatcttATATTGCCTtgagtagttttttgttttttaggccAAAATTAAATCTTCAGTCCAAAAAAAGACATTTCTGCGTCATTGTTCTAAAATGCAAGTCCTCGGATCTTAAAATGCAGCTCTGctcaatattttttctcaaataCTTTATCGAGGaataattgatttaaaataaacTGTATTCATTCAGAGGATAcaattctgtgagttttgacagttttatccatcagtgaaaccatcaccacatcaagatacagaacaacatcatcacctccaaaagattGATCACGCCCCTTTTTACTCTATTCCTTCTTCCTACTCCATTCCCAGATAACCAgtgatctgatttttttttgcatatatatatatctgcatGCAGTATGCACTCTTatcaggcttctttcactgagtaaaatgatttattttgagatttattcatttTGTCACGTGTATaagtaattcattctttttattgctgagtagtat
Proteins encoded:
- the LOC131416564 gene encoding olfactory receptor 9K2-like, producing MDSGGHKQVSAMGDRGTSNHSEVTDFILVGFRVRPELHILLFLLFLLVYAMVLLGNVGMVVIITTDPRLNTPMYFFLGNLSFVDLFYSSVIAPKALINFWSESKSISFAGCVTQLFLFALFIVTEGFLLAAMAYDRFIAICNPLLYSVQMSTRLCSQLVAGCYFCGCITAVVLTSMTFTLPFCASRAINHFYCDYRPVQRISCSDLYIHKTVSSFLCSVTILPTIIVIVVSYMYIVSTVLKIRSTEGREKAFSTCSSHLGVVSVLYGSVIFMYVIPDKFPELSKVASICYTLVTPMLNPLIYSLRNKDVKEALRKILGKKIFLLIFLTLI